AATTGGTATAACCACtaaggaaaatagtatggagtttcctcaaaaaatgataGATAGATCTACCATACAATCCAATAATTCCATttctggatatatacccaaagGAGATGAAAACAGGGTTTAGAAGAGATATATGTGCTCCTAggtttattgtagcattattcacaataggcaagcctggaaacaacctaaatacccatcagtgaataaatgaataaaaaaatgaaatgaatatatatatatatatatgtatgtatatgaggcccagtgcacgaattcatgcaccaatggggttccgcagcctggcctgcaggatcaggccgaaactggctctccaacatcccctgaggggtcctggattgtgagagggtgcagaccaggccaagagaccctactggtgcaccactggggccagggagagacgtgggagcttggccagcagggagtggccggggagggctccagggtgtgttcggcctgtctcgctcagtcccaatcagccagacccccgcagcaagctaacctactggtcagaacatctgccccctgatggtcagtgcacatcatagtgagcagatGAGTGACCTtagctttgattggttaaatggatgactggacactttagcatattaggcttttattttatactaggggcccggtgcacgaaatttgtgcactgggtgggggggggggagtgtccctcagcccagcctgccccctctcacatactgggaagccctcaggcgttgacccccatcaccctccaatcgcaggatcggccccttgcccaggcctaacgcctctggcctaggcgtcctgcccaggcagcggggacccacagctgcagtggccccacgatcgtgggcttcgctttaggcccaggcaagggacccctagctcctgggactgccagcttcgactgtgcccagctcccatcactggctccacccctacttcctgctatcactggccagggcggaaaaggcacctgattctccgatcatggatcgggggcagggcaaaggcggccccagggccgcctttgccctgccccccagctcttagctcccccctgggtttccatcactgtcagtggcagggggcttcttcctgctttccctttcgcctccctgcattgtgcctacatatgcaaattaactgccatcttgttggcagttaactgccatcttgttggcagttaactgccaatcttagttggcagttaatttgcatatagccctgattagccaatgaaaagggtatcgtcgtacgccaattaccatttttctcttttattagtatagatatatatatatatatataatcatatatatatatgatattatatatatgatattattcagccatgaaaaaggaGGATATCCTGCCacttgcaataacatggatgggccttgagcACATTATGcgaagtgagataagtcagaggACGACAAGTAGTGTACGATACCACTTACCTGtctgctctaaaaaaatcaaactcgTGGAAAAACAGAGAATGGTGGTTACTAGGAGATGGGGGTTGGGAAGACAAGATTGATGTTTAAGGATAGAAACTTTCAACGAGTGGTAAATAAGCCATAGAGAGTTAATGCACAGTATAATGAATACAGACAGCAATACTGTACTACGATCATCAAACTagctaagagaataaatcttaatGATCCCAACCACTAAAAAGAGAGGATAATTATGTCATGTGACAAGTACAAAATATTGCTACAACAGCAATCATATGACAATATATGTCTCAAATGAAcacacattgtacaccttaaacttacacaatgttaggtgtccaatatattcaaaatatattaaaaaataaagaacttacaTGAATAATAACTTAATTTGCACctttagaaaagggaaaaaagaaatgccACCCTGAGTTCTAACATTGGGAAGCATCAGGCTATTTGCAAAGCAAGTGGGTATAAGAAGAGTGTTCAAAGAGGCTTAGCAAAGTGGCTCTGGCTGAGAAGCCTCCTGAGGGCGCTCCTCAGATCCCGGTTCCGCAGGCTGTaaatgaaggggttcagcatgggggtcACCATGGTGTACATCACTGTGGCTGCCATGTCCCTGTAGGTGGTGTGTGTGGATGCAGGGTTGAAGTAGACCCCAATGATAGTCCCGTAGAAGAGAGAGACGACACAAAGGTGAGAGCCACAGGTGGAGAACGCTTTCCACTTCCCCCGGGCTGAGGGCACCTTCCACACAGCCACGGCGATGAGTGTGTAAGAGGCCATGATGCACACAAAAGGGACCAGCACCCCTGAACCCCCAAGCACCAACATCAGCATCTCGTTGACTTGCGTgtcagagcaggagagctggatTAAGGCGTTGATGTCACAGAAGAAGTGTGGGACCCTACTGGCGTAAAAGGACAGCCGGGTCATCAGAATAGTGTGGACCAAGGAGATGAAGCTGGCCACAGCCCAGGTTACCGCCACCAGCTGGGCACACCGAAGCATGCTCATGATCGTCATGTAGTGCAGCGGGCGGCAGATGGCCAGGTAGCGGTCATAAGCCATGGCCGAGAGAAGGATGCTGTCGGCCGCCCCAAAGGCGATGAAGAAATACATCTGGACCAGGCACgcggaggaggagatggtggcgAGCCCGCACACGTGGTTCAGCAGCATCTTGGGGACGGTGGTGGAGGTGAAGCAGACGTCGAGGAGAGACAAGTggctgaggaagaagtacatggggcTGTGCAGGCGAGGGTCTGAGATGATGGCCAGGACGGTGAGCAGGTTCCCCAGGCACCCAGTCAGGTACAGGCTGCAGGAGAGCCCCACgagcgcctgctgctgccggggCTGCTCAGAAAGGCCGAGGAGGATGAACTCAGAGACCTGGGTCTGGTTGGCCATGTCCAGGCAGCTCTACAAGCGGAAGCAAGGGCATCAGCAGTGGGAGGGCTCCCGGGGAGGAAGCCAGTCCCCCCATTGCCGCCTGTCCCCCTCATCTTTCCAGGTGCCTctcagcttctctgagcctcagttccctcatttgACACATGGGATTAATAATTCTCTTTTAATAtcgatttttattgatttcagagaggaagggagagggaagagagagatagaaacatcaatgatgagagagaatcattgatcaggggtctcctgcacgacccctcctggggattgacccgaaacccaggcatgtgcccttgaccggaatcaaacccaggacccttcagtccacaggccaacactctatccactgagccacaccagccagggcgggatTAATAATTCTTACCTTTTAGGATTGTTATAAGAGAAATCAGCCCAAGGGGCTTACGTTCATATCTGACACGTTATATGGGtaattatttttcatagtggAA
The sequence above is a segment of the Myotis daubentonii chromosome 5, mMyoDau2.1, whole genome shotgun sequence genome. Coding sequences within it:
- the LOC132234493 gene encoding olfactory receptor 1361-like codes for the protein MDPVRLECLGQEVSGGDAQETGYHSCLDMANQTQVSEFILLGLSEQPRQQQALVGLSCSLYLTGCLGNLLTVLAIISDPRLHSPMYFFLSHLSLLDVCFTSTTVPKMLLNHVCGLATISSSACLVQMYFFIAFGAADSILLSAMAYDRYLAICRPLHYMTIMSMLRCAQLVAVTWAVASFISLVHTILMTRLSFYASRVPHFFCDINALIQLSCSDTQVNEMLMLVLGGSGVLVPFVCIMASYTLIAVAVWKVPSARGKWKAFSTCGSHLCVVSLFYGTIIGVYFNPASTHTTYRDMAATVMYTMVTPMLNPFIYSLRNRDLRSALRRLLSQSHFAKPL